The sequence below is a genomic window from Natronorubrum halophilum.
CCGGGTGACATTCGCCGTTCGACTGCCGCCGTACACGCCCGGACACATCATCGACCTCGCGGACGACGACGGCGGGCCGGTCCTCGTCCGCAGCGCCCGCGGCAACCTGAAGGGGACTCGAGTGACGACCGGCGAGCACTACGAGGCGAGCTACGAGGAGGGGAATTCGCCCGACGCGCGCAAACTCGGCGACAGCGACGATGCCGTCGAAACCACGGTCGTCACCGTCGAGGACGAAAACGCCGTACAGGTGCTCGATCCCGAGACCTATCAGGCGACGACCGTTTCCCGGCCGGATTACTTCGATCCCGGGGCCGAGACGGTTCCCGTGCTAAAGAGCCGCGCCGGGTTGCACATCCTTCCCAACGAGAACGATGAGTGACGACGGAGACGCGGGCGAAACGCCGCCGGTCGACGAGATCCTCGAGCGGGCGGGAGCGAAGCCGAACGCGCCGCTCGCCGCCGTCGTCGAAAAGCCCCGCGCGGAGACTGCCATCGAATCGTTGCGCACCGAGGGCGTCTACGACGACTCGAGGCGCGTGCGCGAGGACGGGCCGAACAGGGTCGCGCTTCCCGTCACCGAGCCGCCGACGGACACGGGCGTTCTCGAGGTCGTCCGCCAGCTCGAGCCCGAACCGCGAAGTCCGGGTCTCGAGGACCTGCTGGCCGCCCGCGGGTGGAGCGACGCGGACCTCGAGTCCGTACCGGGTTCGTGGGCCGTGATCGGCTCCGTAATTTTGGTACCGGTTCCCGATGGTTGTCCCGACGAGACGGTACTGGGCGAGGCCTTGCTCGAGTTACACGGCGAGGCGGACAGCGTGCTCGCAGACGACGGAATCGCGAACGACGGCGATGCGGGAACCTACCGCGAGCCCCGAACTCGCCTGCTGGCGGGCGAGCGCGACACCGAGACGATTCACACCGAACACGGGACGCGGTACGGACTCGATCCGGCGAGAGTGATGTTCTCGCCGGGGAATCAGGCCGAGCGTGCGCGAATGGGGGACGTCGTTGCCGCCGACGAGCACGTCTTCGATATGTTCGCCGGAATCGGCTACTTCACCCTCCCGATGGCTCGCGCCGGCGCACGGGTGAGCGCAACCGAGATCAATCCCGCCGCCTTTCGGTACCTGCTCGAGAACGCCGTGTTGAACGACGTGGCAGACCGGGTCGACGCCTACATGACCGACTGCCGGGAACTTGCGAGCGAAACCGACGCCGATCGGGTCGTAATGGGGTACTACGGCAGTTCGGACGGGGGAGATGAGCCGGGAAGTTCGGCCGAATCGACCGGCGAAAGCGAATGCGGAACGCGAACGAACGAGGCACGCGCGTTTCTTCCGGACGCCCTCGAGGCGCTGGTCCCCGGCGGCGTCATCCACTATCACGAGGCGACGCCGGAGACGCGGCTCTGGGAGCGCCCGCTCGAGCGCCTCGAGACGGCGGTCGCCGACGCCGGACGGACGCACGAAGTACTCAAGCGACACCGCGTGAAGAGCCACAGTGCGGGCGTCGAACACGTCGTACTCGACGTCCGAGTCGCGTAGGAACGCCGTCGTACCGGTCGATTCGGTGGGGCGTCGAACATTTTGACCCCCCGAGAGCGATCGGCTGGCGACCGCCTCGTCGTACTCGAGTACGGTTTCGAACGGGAACGGATGGTATCAGAACCCGTGAAAGTAATTCTAAGATATGAATGCGTAATTAATCTTGTGGCTGGATTCTTCTTCGGACAACGGTAGTTTTTACTTATCTATTTTCTGCTCGGATTAACTCCGTGGCGCGGCACAGACAACCGCGGCGTCACCAACTAATACATGAGCAGACAACGATCGAAATCGACGCTCCTTCGGAGCATGGCGGTAGTATTCGCCCTTCTGATGGTTACATCACTCCCGGCGATGGCGGGAGTCGGTAATCTCGACGAGGCGACGACAGACGACGACCAACTCGACAGCGTTCAACTCGAGGATGGCCGAATCGACGAGGCGATCGAAGAGGCGGACGGAACCACGGAGATGGTGGTTCGATTCGAGAGCGCCGACGTCGCCGACTCCGCGAGTACGACGGACTCCGTCGGCGAGTTACAACAGCACGCACAGGCGACACAGACCGACGCGGTCCGGTGGGCCGTAGACACCGACGGCGTCGAGTTCGTCAACCAGTTCTGGATCGCGAACGCGGTCCTTCTCGAGGTCGATACCACGCAGGTGTCGCCCGAGGAAGTCCTCCGATACACCGGTGCCGAGTCGATCCACGCGAACTTCGACGTGGAAACGACGGACGAACGGAACGGCACCGACGCCGGTACGGACGAGAAGTCGGCGACCGAACCGTCGGTAGAGCCGACGAACGAAACCGTCACGTACGGGCTCGACATGATCAACGCGACCGAAGTCTGGGACCAACACGGAACCCAGGGTGAGGGCGCTGGTGTCGCGGTTCTCGATACGGGCGTCGATACCGATCACCCCGACCTGGAACTCGACGACGGAAACTGGCAGGAGTTCGACGACAGCGGCGAGCCGATCGACAGCGAGCCGAACGACGGGGACGGTCACGGGACGCACGTGAGCGGAACCGTCGTCGGACCGGACGAACCCAACGGCGACGTTCCCGCCTACGGCGTCGCTCCCGGTGCCGAACTCTATCACGGGAAGGTTCTCAGCGACGACGGCGGCGGATCGTTCGCGCAGGTCGTAGCCGGGATGGAGTGGGCCATCGCCGACACCGACGCCGACGTCGTCACGATGAGTCTCAGCGCTGGCGGCTACGAAAACGCGCTGATCGAGCCCTCCGAAAACGCTCGAGAGACCGGCGTCGTCCTGATCGCATCGATCGGAAACAGCGGTCAGGGAGTCAGCGGAGCGCCCGGAAACATCTACCCGAACTTCGCGAGCGGCGCCGTCGACGAAGACGCGCAGGTCGCGTCGTTCTCCAGTGGCGAACTGATCGAGACGGACAGCGCGTATCCGGACGCGCCGGAGTACTGGCCCGACGAGTACGTCGTGCCGAACGCGG
It includes:
- a CDS encoding class I SAM-dependent methyltransferase, producing MSDDGDAGETPPVDEILERAGAKPNAPLAAVVEKPRAETAIESLRTEGVYDDSRRVREDGPNRVALPVTEPPTDTGVLEVVRQLEPEPRSPGLEDLLAARGWSDADLESVPGSWAVIGSVILVPVPDGCPDETVLGEALLELHGEADSVLADDGIANDGDAGTYREPRTRLLAGERDTETIHTEHGTRYGLDPARVMFSPGNQAERARMGDVVAADEHVFDMFAGIGYFTLPMARAGARVSATEINPAAFRYLLENAVLNDVADRVDAYMTDCRELASETDADRVVMGYYGSSDGGDEPGSSAESTGESECGTRTNEARAFLPDALEALVPGGVIHYHEATPETRLWERPLERLETAVADAGRTHEVLKRHRVKSHSAGVEHVVLDVRVA